The following are encoded together in the Balaenoptera acutorostrata chromosome 9, mBalAcu1.1, whole genome shotgun sequence genome:
- the LOC130708925 gene encoding ATP synthase F(0) complex subunit B1, mitochondrial, whose amino-acid sequence MLSRVVLSAATAAAPSLKNAALLGPGVLQATRIFHKGQPSLAPVPPLPEYGGKVRFGLIPEEFFQFLYPKTGVTGPYVLGTGLILYLLSKEIYVITAETFSAISTIGVLIYVIKKYGASIGEFADKLNEQKIAELEEVKQATIKQIQDAIDLEKSQQALVQKRHYLFDVQRNNIAMALEVSYRERLHRVYKEVKNRLDYHISVQNMMRQKEQEHMINWVEKNVVQSISAQQEKETIAKCIADLKLLAKKAQAQPAL is encoded by the coding sequence ATGCTGTCCCGGGTGGTACTTTCTGCCGCCACCGCAGCAGCTCCCTCTCTGAAGAACGCAGCCCTTCTCGGTCCGGGGGTATTGCAGGCAACAAGGATCTTTCACAAAGGGCAGCCAAGTCTTGCCCCTGTACCACCTCTTCCTGAATATGGAGGAAAAGTTCGTTTTGGGCTGATCCCTGAGGAATTTTTCCAGTTCCTTTATCCTAAAACCGGTGTAACAGGACCCTACGTGCTCGGAACTGGGCTTATCTTATATTTACTCTCCAAAGAAATATATGTGATAACTGCAGAGACCTTCTCTGCCATTTCAACAATAGGGGTGCTTATCTATGTAATTAAAAAGTATGGTGCCTCTATTGGGGAATTTGCTGATAAACTCAATGAGCAAAAAATTGCCGAACTGGAAGAAGTGAAACAGGCTACCATCAAACAAATCCAAGATGCAATTGATCTGGAGAAGTCACAGCAGGCACTGGTTCAAAAGCGCCATTACCTTTTTGATGTCCAGAGGAATAACATTGCCATGGCCTTGGAAGTTAGTTACCGGGAACGGCTGCATAGAGTATACAAGGAGGTGAAGAATCGCCTGGACTATCACATCTCTGTGCAGAATATGATGCGTCAAAAGGAACAAGAGCACATGATAAACTGGGTGGAGAAGAACGTGGTACAGAGCATCTCTGCGCAGCAGGAGAAGGAGACAATTGCCAAGTGCATTGCAGATCTAAAGCTGCTCGCAAAGAAGGCTCAAGCACAGCCAGCTCTGTAA